A window of Variovorax sp. PBL-E5 contains these coding sequences:
- a CDS encoding NAD(P)/FAD-dependent oxidoreductase yields the protein MSDSHSIAIRQSVQTSVERPGDGLDRSLWARTAPAAPALPVLRGSHRAEVVVVGAGYTGLATALALIEHGVQVAIVDAREPGFGASGRNGGQVIPVFKHEPQAIMARFGEEAGRDMIDMVMRSADDVFALIDKYGIACDAERTGWIQGARNAASGQVLHRRCLAWRKVGADARPLDADEIAQLSGTTHFRSGWLLGNAGSVNPLKYARGLASAAVGRGASLFVGSPVVRLESVDGAWRVATPEGELHARRVVLATNGYSTRLWPGLRESIVPLYSMQIATDPLPAALGASILPRRQTMTDDRHLVHYFRRDAAGRFVIGARGPFRPDPSAHDARRLIAMARRLYPQLDEVAFPFRWAGRVAMTPDFMPHLHRLAPGLTTALGFNGRGVAMTAAMGRVLAQACLDDGDRRLPYPVSALRPIPLHRLHRAGVQMMMSYYRLRDRLA from the coding sequence ATGTCTGACAGTCATTCGATCGCGATACGCCAATCGGTCCAGACATCGGTGGAGCGGCCGGGCGACGGACTGGACCGATCGCTGTGGGCGCGGACCGCACCGGCAGCGCCGGCGCTGCCGGTGCTGCGCGGCAGCCACCGTGCCGAGGTGGTGGTGGTCGGCGCGGGATACACGGGGCTCGCCACGGCGCTGGCGCTGATCGAGCACGGCGTTCAGGTGGCCATCGTGGACGCTCGCGAACCCGGCTTTGGTGCCTCCGGCCGCAATGGCGGCCAGGTGATTCCGGTGTTCAAGCATGAACCCCAGGCCATCATGGCGCGCTTCGGCGAGGAAGCGGGACGCGACATGATCGACATGGTCATGCGCTCGGCCGACGATGTCTTCGCGCTGATCGACAAGTACGGCATTGCCTGCGACGCCGAGCGCACGGGCTGGATCCAGGGTGCCCGCAACGCCGCCAGCGGGCAGGTGCTGCATCGGCGCTGCCTGGCCTGGCGCAAGGTCGGCGCCGACGCGCGGCCGTTGGACGCCGACGAGATCGCGCAGCTGTCCGGCACCACGCATTTCCGATCGGGCTGGTTGCTCGGCAACGCCGGCAGCGTGAATCCGCTCAAGTACGCGCGTGGCCTGGCGAGCGCGGCCGTCGGCCGCGGCGCTTCGCTGTTCGTCGGTTCGCCGGTGGTCCGCCTCGAATCCGTGGACGGCGCATGGCGCGTCGCCACGCCGGAAGGCGAGCTTCATGCGCGCCGCGTCGTGCTCGCGACCAACGGGTACTCCACGCGCTTGTGGCCCGGTCTTCGCGAATCCATCGTGCCGCTGTATTCGATGCAGATCGCCACCGATCCGCTGCCCGCCGCGCTCGGCGCGAGCATCCTGCCGCGCCGGCAGACGATGACCGACGACCGGCACCTCGTTCACTACTTCCGGCGCGACGCGGCCGGGCGTTTCGTGATCGGCGCGCGCGGGCCTTTCCGGCCGGACCCGAGCGCCCACGACGCGCGCCGGCTGATCGCGATGGCCAGGCGTCTCTATCCGCAGCTCGATGAAGTCGCGTTTCCGTTTCGCTGGGCCGGCCGCGTCGCGATGACGCCCGATTTCATGCCACACCTGCACCGCCTGGCGCCGGGCCTGACGACCGCGCTCGGCTTCAATGGCCGGGGCGTTGCAATGACCGCCGCGATGGGCCGCGTGCTCGCACAGGCCTGCCTGGACGACGGCGACCGGCGGCTGCCCTACCCGGTGTCCGCACTGCGCCCGATTCCACTGCACCGCCTGCATCGCGCAGGGGTGCAAATGATGATGTCGTACTACCGTTTGCGCGACCGGCTCGCCTGA
- a CDS encoding redoxin domain-containing protein produces the protein MTTSTAAMLPPMAPGDAAPDFALPAVAGPEVVSLDQYRGRSPLFLALLLGLWCPFCRRQLVQLGNFESRLKALGVETVAVVATEPENARLYFKFRPTRLRLAADPDLTTHRAYRVPKPEPTPDMLQAMAETRINPFGDLPEPLPIAEVAKLMQERDGYAYTPTDQGEVERQWPQLKALFLIDREGIVRWANIECGAEGLAGIGKFPSEEVILDAARACVA, from the coding sequence ATGACAACCTCAACTGCGGCGATGCTTCCGCCCATGGCGCCGGGAGACGCGGCCCCTGACTTCGCGCTGCCGGCGGTGGCCGGACCCGAGGTCGTTTCACTCGACCAATACCGCGGACGCAGTCCGCTGTTCCTGGCGCTGCTGTTGGGCCTGTGGTGTCCGTTCTGCCGGCGGCAGCTCGTCCAGCTCGGCAACTTCGAGAGCAGGCTGAAGGCGCTGGGTGTCGAGACCGTCGCCGTGGTGGCCACCGAGCCGGAGAACGCGCGGCTGTACTTCAAGTTCCGGCCGACGCGGCTGCGCCTGGCCGCCGACCCCGATCTGACAACGCACCGTGCCTACCGGGTGCCCAAACCGGAACCCACGCCCGACATGCTGCAGGCCATGGCCGAGACCCGCATCAATCCATTCGGCGACCTGCCTGAACCGTTGCCGATCGCCGAGGTGGCCAAGCTGATGCAGGAACGCGATGGCTACGCCTACACGCCGACCGACCAGGGCGAGGTCGAGCGGCAGTGGCCGCAGCTGAAGGCGCTGTTCCTGATCGATCGCGAGGGCATCGTGCGCTGGGCGAACATCGAGTGCGGCGCCGAGGGCCTGGCCGGCATCGGCAAGTTTCCGTCCGAGGAGGTGATCCTCGACGCGGCACGCGCCTGCGTTGCCTGA
- a CDS encoding hydantoinase/oxoprolinase family protein: MIALSADVGGTFTDLVIADGRTGATYAEKVLSTPGSSDAICNGIERLARRAGVAASDIDSFVHGFTIATNAWLTRSGARVALAVTAGFRDVLEIGTQRRPQTYSLTQQRLAPLVPRSRVIEVDERTDSAGQVVRALSAADAARAADAIAAVEPEAVAVCLLFSHLDDTHERLLLEALRKRLPDVPVYLSSVINPQIEEYPRANTTVTAAYVGPAVDQYIGKLERALPKIGVRAPILMMRSDGGVSTVRAARDNPASMLLSGPAGGVIAGQGISHDLAVPELITFDMGGTSADFSLLSDGQSRMANERLLKGEVLRIASLDIQTISAGGGSIGWVDLGGAIRVGPTSAGSVPGPACYGLGGEHPTLTDAALITGLLNADEYLNGEMQLDLAAARRAVDAHVAQPLGVPIEEAAFGMLTMANVQMAQAIRGLSVERGYDVRNFALLSFGGAGSIFAPFLARDLGMSEVLIPLRPGVLSAEGLLLSDIRYALQKSFHGSLEAVAPEALREAYKALRQRAEEAFARDEVAPADRDMRPLADLRFQGQMHELTVEMPAAVLEDWWSAADVFELFRARHEREFGFADAASPAEIVNVRIEAVGRVRRPQAQQDTHRDDRDDNSRPAAPPRTRDIYLGPQTGWVRSRVMARSQLREGDTVPGPLVVNQPDTTVFVLPQQSLCVAPGGILRIRDREVAQ, translated from the coding sequence ATGATCGCGCTGTCTGCAGACGTCGGTGGCACGTTCACCGACCTCGTCATCGCGGACGGGCGCACCGGCGCGACCTATGCCGAGAAGGTGCTCAGCACACCGGGATCCAGCGACGCCATCTGCAACGGCATCGAGCGGCTGGCGCGCCGTGCCGGTGTGGCTGCGAGCGACATCGACAGCTTCGTCCACGGTTTCACGATCGCGACCAACGCCTGGCTCACCCGGTCGGGCGCGCGGGTGGCGCTCGCGGTCACTGCCGGCTTTCGCGATGTGCTCGAGATCGGCACGCAGCGCCGGCCGCAAACCTACTCGCTGACCCAGCAGCGGCTCGCGCCGCTGGTGCCGCGCTCCCGCGTGATCGAAGTCGACGAACGGACCGATTCGGCCGGCCAGGTGGTCCGTGCGCTGTCCGCGGCCGACGCGGCCCGCGCCGCCGATGCGATCGCTGCGGTCGAACCGGAAGCCGTGGCCGTGTGCCTTCTGTTCAGCCACCTCGACGACACGCATGAACGCCTGCTGCTGGAGGCGCTGCGCAAGCGCCTGCCCGACGTGCCGGTGTACCTGAGCAGCGTGATCAATCCGCAGATCGAGGAGTACCCGCGCGCCAACACCACCGTCACGGCCGCCTACGTGGGCCCGGCCGTCGACCAGTACATCGGAAAGCTGGAGCGCGCGTTGCCGAAGATCGGCGTGCGTGCGCCGATCCTGATGATGCGCAGCGACGGCGGCGTGTCGACGGTGCGCGCCGCGCGCGACAACCCCGCAAGCATGCTGCTCTCGGGACCGGCGGGCGGCGTGATCGCGGGACAGGGCATCAGCCACGACCTGGCCGTGCCCGAGCTCATCACCTTCGACATGGGCGGCACTTCGGCCGACTTCTCCCTGCTCAGCGACGGCCAGTCGCGCATGGCGAATGAGCGGCTGCTCAAGGGCGAAGTGCTGCGCATCGCGTCGCTCGACATCCAGACCATCTCGGCCGGTGGCGGCTCGATCGGCTGGGTCGATCTCGGTGGTGCCATCCGCGTCGGGCCCACATCGGCCGGCTCGGTGCCCGGCCCCGCGTGCTACGGCCTGGGCGGGGAGCACCCGACCTTGACCGACGCCGCGCTCATCACCGGGCTGCTGAATGCAGACGAGTATCTGAATGGCGAGATGCAGCTCGACCTGGCCGCCGCGCGCCGCGCCGTCGATGCGCATGTGGCGCAACCGCTGGGCGTGCCGATCGAGGAAGCGGCCTTCGGCATGCTGACGATGGCCAATGTCCAGATGGCGCAGGCGATCCGCGGGCTGTCGGTGGAGCGCGGCTACGACGTACGCAACTTCGCTTTGCTGTCGTTCGGCGGCGCCGGTTCGATCTTCGCGCCCTTCCTCGCACGCGACCTGGGCATGTCGGAGGTCTTGATTCCGCTGCGGCCGGGCGTTCTTTCCGCGGAGGGTCTGTTGCTGTCGGACATTCGTTACGCGCTGCAGAAATCCTTTCACGGATCCCTGGAGGCCGTTGCGCCCGAGGCCCTGCGAGAAGCCTACAAGGCGCTGCGGCAACGCGCCGAAGAGGCGTTCGCGCGGGACGAGGTCGCACCCGCCGACCGCGACATGCGGCCGCTCGCCGATCTGCGCTTCCAGGGACAGATGCACGAGCTGACGGTCGAGATGCCTGCCGCCGTGCTCGAAGACTGGTGGTCCGCGGCGGATGTGTTCGAGCTGTTCCGCGCGCGGCATGAACGCGAGTTCGGCTTCGCCGACGCGGCCTCGCCGGCGGAGATCGTCAACGTGCGCATCGAGGCGGTCGGGCGTGTGCGCAGGCCGCAGGCGCAGCAGGACACGCACCGCGATGACCGTGATGACAACAGCCGCCCCGCTGCGCCGCCGCGCACGCGCGACATCTATCTGGGGCCGCAAACGGGATGGGTGCGCAGCCGCGTCATGGCGCGCTCGCAACTGCGCGAGGGCGACACCGTCCCCGGCCCGCTGGTCGTCAATCAGCCCGACACGACCGTGTTCGTTCTGCCGCAGCAGAGCCTGTGCGTCGCACCGGGCGGCATTCTTCGAATCCGTGATCGCGAGGTAGCGCAATGA
- a CDS encoding hydantoinase B/oxoprolinase family protein — MANLLDRDVFQFQLSAIAEEMSAALRRSAFSPIIWDMLDYSCAVFTAGGELLAQAETIPAQLGVMGHALQGAAREIPLDTWREGDVLICNDPYRGCTHTPDVVLFSPVFAGGRLVAIASTIAHHVDIGGKLPSTTAPDNLEVFAEGLLFPPMKLVEGGVRNETIFRFIEGNVRNPRACIGDLSAQIAGCRTGERRVAELSDRYGRERFLELAGECLDYGERYVRNALRALPSVVRRAELLMEDDVSSPEPLRIAVEVTIGEADITIDFTGTDRQRRNALNCPLSSTHSMALYAIRGLTAADGPRNEGGNRAVRIRVPEGSFLNPTRPAAVGNRHFAQQAVADVVLKALVDVVPERSSAGSQISFPGLRAGGFDPRGGPAEPPRYFILHDIIGGGMGGFDGGDGLDAVDTHGGNCGVLSAEIVETISPVRVRCSELVQGSGGPGRQRGGLAMRRDYEMLADDLMVSVFFQQGNAATAPWGAFGGEAGRPASAVLNPGRPDARSLSTKAIGVGLRRGDVVRLESAGGGGWGPASERDPALTARDAGESYV; from the coding sequence GTGGCAAATCTTCTGGACCGCGATGTCTTCCAGTTCCAGCTCAGCGCGATCGCCGAGGAAATGTCGGCCGCACTGCGGCGCTCGGCGTTCTCGCCCATCATCTGGGACATGCTCGACTATTCCTGCGCGGTCTTCACGGCCGGCGGCGAATTGCTGGCGCAGGCCGAGACGATTCCTGCCCAGCTGGGCGTGATGGGCCATGCGCTGCAGGGCGCGGCCCGCGAGATCCCGCTCGACACCTGGCGGGAAGGCGATGTCCTCATCTGCAACGATCCCTACCGGGGTTGCACGCACACGCCCGACGTCGTTCTCTTCAGCCCGGTGTTCGCCGGCGGCCGGCTGGTCGCGATCGCCTCGACGATTGCCCATCATGTGGACATCGGCGGCAAGCTTCCCAGCACGACGGCGCCCGACAACCTGGAGGTGTTCGCCGAAGGCTTGCTGTTCCCGCCCATGAAGCTCGTGGAAGGCGGCGTTCGCAACGAAACCATCTTCAGGTTCATCGAAGGCAACGTGCGCAATCCGCGGGCTTGCATCGGCGACCTGTCGGCCCAGATCGCGGGCTGCCGCACCGGCGAGCGGCGCGTTGCCGAGCTGAGCGACCGCTACGGGCGCGAGCGATTCCTCGAGCTGGCCGGCGAATGCCTGGACTACGGCGAGCGCTATGTCCGCAACGCCCTGCGGGCGCTGCCCAGCGTGGTACGCCGCGCCGAGCTGCTGATGGAGGACGACGTCAGCAGCCCGGAACCCCTGCGCATCGCCGTCGAAGTGACGATCGGCGAGGCGGACATCACCATCGATTTCACCGGCACCGACCGGCAGCGGCGCAATGCCCTGAATTGCCCGCTGTCTTCCACCCACTCGATGGCGCTGTACGCCATTCGCGGCCTCACGGCGGCCGACGGCCCGCGCAATGAAGGCGGCAACCGAGCGGTGCGCATTCGCGTACCCGAGGGATCGTTCCTCAATCCGACGCGGCCGGCAGCGGTGGGCAATCGCCACTTCGCGCAGCAGGCGGTGGCCGACGTGGTCCTCAAGGCACTGGTCGACGTGGTGCCCGAGCGCTCGTCGGCCGGCTCGCAGATTTCCTTTCCCGGCCTGCGGGCCGGCGGCTTCGATCCGCGCGGCGGCCCCGCCGAGCCGCCGCGCTATTTCATCCTGCACGACATCATCGGCGGCGGCATGGGCGGCTTCGATGGCGGCGACGGGCTCGACGCGGTGGACACGCACGGCGGCAACTGCGGCGTCCTGTCGGCGGAGATCGTCGAGACGATCAGCCCTGTGCGCGTGCGGTGCAGCGAACTCGTTCAGGGGTCGGGCGGCCCGGGGCGGCAGCGCGGCGGACTCGCGATGCGCCGCGATTACGAGATGCTGGCCGACGACCTCATGGTCAGCGTCTTCTTCCAGCAAGGCAATGCAGCGACGGCGCCCTGGGGCGCATTCGGCGGCGAAGCCGGCCGGCCGGCTTCGGCGGTCCTGAACCCCGGTCGGCCCGACGCCCGCTCGCTGTCGACGAAGGCGATCGGCGTCGGGCTGCGTCGAGGTGATGTGGTGCGGCTGGAAAGCGCGGGCGGCGGGGGGTGGGGTCCGGCGAGCGAGCGCGACCCGGCCCTGACGGCCCGCGATGCCGGCGAGTCCTATGTCTGA
- a CDS encoding DedA family protein: MYLAHLVSHYGYAAVFAGSLLEGESVLLLAGLAAHRGYLSLIPVVALAFCGGTLGDQILFHLGRRYGAVMLRRSPAMAARIRLVTPLIERHQAALIIGVRFMYGLRLIGPFAIGMTDVSAFRFARLNMLGAALWAPLFTGLGYLFGQTLHWLIADLDRYEGMALLAGVAIAAAVGLVRWLCMRRRRRADGCPRASSS; encoded by the coding sequence ATGTACCTGGCGCATCTGGTCTCCCACTACGGGTATGCCGCCGTGTTCGCCGGCAGCCTGCTCGAGGGCGAGTCCGTGCTGTTGCTGGCGGGTCTTGCGGCCCATCGCGGCTATCTCTCGTTGATCCCGGTCGTGGCGCTGGCGTTCTGCGGCGGGACGCTGGGCGATCAGATTCTTTTTCATCTGGGCCGCCGCTATGGCGCCGTCATGCTGCGCCGGTCGCCGGCCATGGCGGCGCGCATCCGGCTCGTCACGCCGCTGATTGAACGTCACCAGGCGGCCTTGATCATCGGCGTGCGATTCATGTATGGCCTGCGCCTCATCGGGCCCTTCGCGATCGGCATGACCGACGTGTCGGCCTTCCGGTTTGCGCGGCTGAACATGCTCGGCGCCGCGCTCTGGGCGCCGCTGTTCACGGGCCTGGGCTATCTGTTCGGTCAGACGCTGCACTGGCTGATCGCCGACCTCGATCGCTACGAAGGCATGGCCCTGTTGGCGGGTGTTGCCATCGCCGCCGCAGTGGGCCTGGTTCGCTGGCTGTGCATGCGCCGTCGCCGGCGAGCAGATGGATGCCCAAGGGCAAGCTCGTCCTGA